From Paenibacillus thermoaerophilus, the proteins below share one genomic window:
- a CDS encoding IS3 family transposase, with translation MRFYNNERLQAKLNGLSPMEFRTKAA, from the coding sequence ATCCGTTTTTACAATAACGAGCGATTACAGGCAAAACTAAACGGCCTCAGTCCCATGGAATTCAGGACCAAGGCCGCTTAA